A section of the Geoalkalibacter ferrihydriticus DSM 17813 genome encodes:
- a CDS encoding N-acetylmuramoyl-L-alanine amidase: MQKLKLFSVLLSLLVLMPFLGLAEARSLAQVEGLRFWTNPGYTRVVLDVSRETDYRFATLPADTKSGVGPRLYVDISSSERAADLNSVVNVRDGVVKKVRTGTPQPGTTRVVFDLAALGEHKVFHLSDPFRIVVDVGGSGQAVPRDNPTASASSPAGKDDGIAAVLGSAPESAPLRVRLPSGDGRPGLRRIVVDPGHGGKDPGAVGPNGVLEKDVNLAMAKLLKQYLEKELGVEVILTRDRDIYLPLQERTAIANRAEADLFISLHANASNDRRAYGTETYFLNLARSEQAAAVAARENGMTLKELGDLEAILFDLMANSKINESSRLATEIQKALVADLSRNYSNVRDLGVRQGPFFVLLGATMPSVLVEVAFISNPREEALLIDRRFQERSAQAIARAVRNYGVALNLLAQR; the protein is encoded by the coding sequence ATGCAGAAACTTAAACTATTTTCTGTCCTCCTTTCCCTTCTTGTTCTCATGCCCTTCCTCGGCTTAGCAGAGGCGCGCTCCCTGGCTCAGGTTGAAGGGCTACGCTTCTGGACCAATCCGGGCTACACACGGGTGGTGCTCGATGTGTCTCGGGAAACGGATTACCGCTTTGCGACGCTCCCCGCCGACACCAAAAGTGGCGTCGGGCCCCGTCTTTATGTCGATATTTCCTCATCCGAGCGCGCCGCCGACCTGAATTCCGTGGTGAACGTCAGGGATGGCGTGGTCAAAAAGGTGCGTACCGGTACCCCTCAGCCGGGCACGACCCGCGTGGTTTTTGACCTGGCAGCCCTGGGCGAACACAAGGTTTTTCATCTCAGTGATCCCTTTCGTATCGTGGTCGATGTCGGCGGCAGCGGTCAGGCCGTGCCGCGCGACAATCCTACCGCTTCGGCCTCTTCCCCAGCCGGCAAAGACGATGGGATCGCCGCCGTTCTCGGTAGCGCTCCCGAGAGTGCACCTTTGCGTGTGCGCTTGCCGAGCGGCGATGGCCGCCCGGGTCTGCGTCGGATTGTCGTGGATCCGGGGCATGGCGGCAAGGATCCCGGTGCCGTCGGCCCCAATGGGGTTCTGGAAAAGGATGTCAATCTGGCCATGGCCAAGCTGTTGAAGCAGTATCTCGAAAAGGAGCTTGGCGTCGAAGTCATCCTCACCCGAGATCGCGATATTTACCTGCCCCTGCAAGAACGCACCGCCATTGCCAATCGGGCCGAGGCCGATCTGTTTATCTCTCTGCATGCCAACGCCAGCAATGACCGGCGCGCCTACGGCACCGAAACCTATTTCCTGAACCTGGCGCGCAGCGAGCAGGCCGCGGCGGTCGCAGCTCGAGAAAACGGCATGACTCTCAAGGAGTTGGGCGACCTGGAGGCGATTCTTTTTGACCTCATGGCCAACTCGAAGATAAACGAATCGAGCCGATTGGCGACGGAAATTCAAAAGGCCCTGGTTGCGGATCTGAGTCGCAACTATTCCAACGTCCGGGATCTGGGGGTGCGCCAGGGACCCTTCTTCGTGCTTCTGGGTGCCACCATGCCCTCGGTGCTGGTGGAGGTCGCTTTTATCAGCAATCCGCGCGAGGAGGCTCTTCTGATTGATCGTCGCTTCCAGGAACGCAGTGCGCAGGCCATTGCGCGGGCGGTGCGCAATTACGGAGTCGCCCTCAATTTGCTTGCACAGCGGTGA